In Armigeres subalbatus isolate Guangzhou_Male unplaced genomic scaffold, GZ_Asu_2 Contig1805, whole genome shotgun sequence, a single window of DNA contains:
- the LOC134203348 gene encoding pancreatic lipase-related protein 2-like — MHLVNGTGLLLPTFMLLSNYKEESLVTRYPDMNEEYRADPNNPACYGVYGCFPITPPWTDERRPIALYPESPAKVNVRFPVFNQRTRAYPKFINLDDPDYLHEVGINPSGRIYILTHGFLESGKAKWIERMVNLLLDQDVDGTATCIVIDWGGGSSPPYNQASANVRLVGAIAAHMIHLISEEFRFKNLDNVHMIGHSLGAHLSGYTGYYLQKDFNLKLGRITGMDPAELAFTETNPIVRLDVTDAKFVDIVHSDATPFVPKIGLGLYEPIGHLDFYPNGGFNQPGCDQSLRKRKDGLWISNMFQFFSCSHGRSIEFYIESIRDKCPFTAITCESYEQFLAGDCFDCDRDGHMCFRFGFNSYNTYRSLKEANQLLGNREIQAFFITGPGEPYCRTHYKVLIKISDTEESVIHGGEIGIFHLNIYGSKGEHSDKMAFTKDAELYEPGRNYTRVLAGTSVGKPRKITLSWEYNTSFLNPLTWRILNSPRVYIEYIILQSLEYRSKIRLCPHYNKPVTENVDSLFTQENCRHYPVPLETVIS; from the exons ATGCATTTGGTGAACGGAACGGGACTGTTGCTACCTACGTTTATGTTGCTGTCGAATTATAAGGAAGAGAGTTTGGTAACTCGATATCCGGATATGAACGAAGAGTACCGTGCGG ACCCAAATAATCCAGCCTGCTACGGAGTCTACGGATGCTTCCCAATTACTCCACCCTGGACGGACGAACGCCGTCCCATAGCTCTCTACCCGGAATCACCGGCTAAGGTAAATGTCCGTTTCCCGGTGTTCAATCAGCGAACCCGAGCTTACCCAAAATTCATCAACCTTGACGATCCGGACTATCTACACGAGGTGGGAATCAACCCATCCGGCCGGATCTACATCCTTACCCATGGATTTCTGGAGTCGGGAAAAGCCAAATGGATCGAACGGATGGTCAATCTGCTACTGGATCAGGACGTCGATGGTACGGCGACATGCATTGTCATCGACTGGGGAGGCGGTTCGAGCCCACCGTACAACCAGGCCAGTGCCAACGTCCGACTGGTTGGAGCGATCGCTGCCCACATGATTCACTTGATTTCT GAAGAATTCCGCTTCAAAAACTTGGACAACGTCCACATGATCGGCCACTCTCTGGGGGCACATCTTTCCGGCTACACCGGGTACTACCTGCAGAAGGACTTTAATCTGAAACTTGGTCGCATCACCGGAATGGATCCTGCCGAATTGGCCTTCACTGAGACGAATCCGATCGTTCGGTTGGATGTGACGGATGCCAAATTCGTAGACATCGTGCACAGCGATGCGACGCCATTCGTTCCGAAGATCGGACTGGGTTTGTACGAACCTATTGGTCATTTGGACTTTTATCCAAATGGAGGATTCAACCAACCCGGATGCGATCAGTCCCTGAGGAAACGGAAAGATGGGCTGTGGATCTCGAACATGTTTCAGTTCTTCAGCTGCAGCCATGGCCGTTCGATAGAGTTCTACATCGAGAGTATTCGCGACAAATGCCCGTTCACTGCGATCACGTGCGAAAGCTACGAGCAGTTTTTGGCAGGAGATTGTTTCGACTGTGATCGGGATGGACATATGTGCTTCCGGTTTGGGTTCAATAGCTACAACACCTACCGGAGTTTGAAGGAAGCAAATCAATTACTTGGGAATCGGGAGATTCAGGCTTTCTTTATAACCGGTCCTGGGGAGCCGTATTGTAGGACGCATTACAAAGTGCTGATCAAGATTTCCGATACGGAGGAGAGTGTTATTCATGGTGGCGAGATTGGTATATTCCATTTGAATATTTATGGTAGCAAGGGCGAACACTCTGATAAGATGGCGTTCACTAAAGATGCAGA gTTGTACGAACCCGGTCGGAACTACACTCGAGTGTTGGCTGGAACCAGTGTCGGCAAGCCCCGGAAGATAACCCTAAGTTGGGAATACAATACAAGCTTCCTGAACCCTTTGACGTGGCGAATTTTGAACTCTCCCCGGGTTTACATCGAGTACATCATTCTGCAGTCCCTGGAATATAGAAGTAAGATCCGTCTCTGCCCACACTACAACAAACCAGTGACGGAAAACGTGGACAGTTTGTTCACGCAGGAAAACTGCCGCCACTACCCTGTTCCATTGGAAACAGTGATCAGTTGA